One genomic region from Kamptonema formosum PCC 6407 encodes:
- the rfbC gene encoding dTDP-4-dehydrorhamnose 3,5-epimerase — MEIKPLKLQGTYQITLAPRKDDRGYFMRAYDEAIFRDHGLTTAWLQENQSFSKKGVIRGLHFQKPPHAETKLVRVVSGKILDVFVDLRKNSNTYGQWDSIELSEENHKIAYIPKGFAHGFCSLTETALVLYKVDEIYYPESEGNLRWNDETLAIKWTIDRPLTSSKDAQGESFNDFISPFV, encoded by the coding sequence ATGGAAATTAAACCACTCAAACTACAAGGGACTTATCAAATTACTTTAGCTCCCAGGAAAGACGATCGTGGATACTTCATGCGAGCCTACGATGAAGCTATTTTCCGCGATCATGGCTTGACGACAGCTTGGTTGCAGGAAAATCAGTCATTCTCAAAAAAAGGTGTGATTCGAGGTCTTCACTTCCAAAAACCGCCTCATGCTGAAACAAAGTTAGTCCGAGTGGTTTCAGGAAAAATCTTAGATGTTTTTGTAGATTTGAGAAAAAACTCAAATACTTATGGTCAATGGGATTCGATTGAACTCTCTGAAGAAAACCACAAAATAGCTTATATTCCTAAAGGCTTTGCTCATGGCTTTTGTTCACTAACAGAAACGGCCTTAGTACTTTATAAAGTAGATGAAATTTATTATCCTGAGTCGGAAGGTAATTTAAGATGGAATGATGAAACTTTAGCTATTAAATGGACAATTGATCGTCCTTTGACTTCCTCGAAAGATGCCCAAGGAGAAAGTTTTAATGATTTTATTTCACCTTTTGTTTAG
- a CDS encoding tetratricopeptide repeat protein — MNQETAVSKFNQGKQLQEAEKLEDKIAAYRRGLELNSNDSWTHHHLGENLAKLGRWNEAIVAFCDAITLKPDFSWSYHHLGDALAQQQQWEDSIAAFRKALELNPEHYGTYVGLGNSLAKLGQWDEAIAAYSRASELNPDADWIHFALANAVQQRNQFYLAKDIPSSSQIIECNPDEESFQRLGEIYFQLGQWDDAIATYRRAVELNPFSDLLNYQLGEAIYQRVIQHPESFFVDYKIGELPNKKNYQAHDRELPGLCFINDEQFLQATQHLDDESYAVEAFRVYKRYCVSELEKQACVNWLRLPESSREIGIKYWRSLPEFQVLLKKSITSVCLNQALLHYRQAIELNRHHIASYYRLGEILAYQEKLDEGCETYYKLAVLLAEQGKLDEALTCFQKAPHHSPSEAEIYESLWKGLNELAPLDVNNSYYRKEIKAPEALAYFNNHAKYTVIGLEFLSESDKILLEEVGLSLANLELMRRDSLALEEIYINSFGATLPIQLAKKESRTLGLHYYNWSQGMHLQQSLVETGYIYTVCPFTGKVLRSNQSFVIDSLFNYYRFVGQEVFYYLVGDWFGSRICLYFPKRELIIPFYSYPHINFGLSINRFKTYLVTYWQKVKAYLSNKQPKELVAVQAFMPNLGHYIWNDLAGIYHIVENGMVHHLTKFIIGAYEFMNVDVVFPEIETDKIIRFSDSWQIFQYLLENNYCGVRLVDMYIKDKLSKRLYQTSLTKCSQEFLQQIEASKQDSPLLLVTLRSKRSWVSQVEGIANVLNLLYADFPNLGVIFDGWSRTEREDPEAESVIAAEKDMMEKIITRLSGDIKTYSLIGATTYETLVWSDAIDFYITPMATSLTFVVWTAHKPGVTYGNTAFYGENVEFNYSSRTAENSIMPVFVPKEFIVDGHDPNPFSRSYECDWKAIYNEIFKLLKEWQNDSAIAIKSA, encoded by the coding sequence AACCAAGAAACGGCTGTATCTAAATTTAACCAAGGTAAGCAATTGCAGGAAGCGGAAAAATTGGAAGACAAGATCGCGGCTTACCGTCGTGGACTTGAACTCAATAGCAACGATTCCTGGACACACCACCATCTAGGGGAAAACCTAGCCAAACTGGGTCGATGGAATGAAGCGATCGTAGCCTTCTGCGATGCAATCACACTCAAACCAGATTTTTCTTGGAGTTATCACCACTTAGGAGATGCCCTAGCTCAACAACAACAGTGGGAAGATTCGATCGCAGCCTTCCGTAAGGCACTCGAACTCAATCCTGAACATTATGGTACTTATGTGGGGCTAGGTAATAGTTTAGCAAAATTGGGTCAATGGGATGAGGCGATTGCCGCTTATAGCCGTGCAAGTGAGTTGAACCCTGATGCGGATTGGATTCATTTTGCTTTGGCAAATGCAGTGCAACAGCGAAATCAGTTCTACTTAGCAAAGGATATCCCCTCTTCCTCCCAAATTATAGAATGTAATCCAGATGAGGAGTCTTTCCAGCGATTAGGAGAAATTTACTTTCAATTAGGTCAATGGGACGATGCGATTGCCACCTACCGCCGAGCAGTTGAACTCAACCCATTTTCTGATTTGTTAAATTATCAACTAGGGGAAGCAATTTATCAACGGGTGATACAGCATCCAGAATCGTTCTTTGTGGATTATAAAATAGGAGAATTACCCAATAAAAAGAATTACCAAGCTCACGATAGAGAACTTCCAGGACTTTGCTTTATTAATGATGAACAATTTTTACAAGCGACTCAGCATCTTGATGATGAATCTTATGCAGTAGAGGCCTTCAGAGTTTATAAAAGATATTGTGTATCAGAGCTGGAAAAACAAGCGTGTGTGAATTGGCTACGGTTGCCAGAAAGTAGCCGAGAGATTGGCATTAAATATTGGCGAAGCTTACCTGAATTTCAGGTGTTATTAAAAAAATCTATCACATCAGTTTGCTTAAACCAAGCCCTGCTCCATTATCGCCAAGCGATTGAATTAAACCGACACCATATAGCATCTTACTATCGACTGGGGGAGATCCTCGCTTATCAGGAAAAATTGGATGAAGGCTGTGAAACTTACTATAAACTTGCTGTCCTATTAGCCGAACAGGGCAAACTAGATGAAGCCTTAACTTGCTTCCAAAAAGCTCCACATCACTCTCCCAGCGAGGCAGAAATTTACGAAAGCCTCTGGAAAGGATTAAATGAGTTAGCCCCCCTTGATGTAAATAACTCATACTATCGAAAGGAAATTAAAGCACCAGAAGCTTTAGCATACTTCAATAACCATGCAAAATATACAGTGATTGGCTTAGAATTCTTAAGTGAATCTGACAAAATTTTGCTAGAAGAAGTAGGATTATCTTTAGCTAATTTAGAATTAATGAGGCGAGATAGTCTGGCTTTAGAAGAAATTTATATCAATAGTTTCGGAGCGACTTTACCGATCCAGTTAGCAAAAAAAGAAAGTCGGACATTAGGGCTGCATTATTATAACTGGTCACAGGGAATGCACTTGCAGCAAAGTCTTGTAGAAACTGGTTACATATACACAGTTTGTCCCTTTACAGGTAAAGTCCTTAGATCCAATCAATCTTTCGTAATTGACTCCTTATTCAATTATTATCGATTTGTGGGGCAAGAAGTATTTTACTATTTAGTTGGCGATTGGTTTGGCAGTAGAATTTGTTTGTATTTTCCGAAACGAGAGTTAATCATTCCCTTTTATTCATATCCTCATATTAACTTTGGTTTAAGTATCAACCGATTCAAAACTTATTTGGTAACTTACTGGCAAAAAGTAAAAGCTTATCTGTCCAATAAACAACCGAAAGAATTAGTAGCGGTTCAGGCATTTATGCCTAATTTGGGGCACTATATTTGGAATGATTTAGCAGGAATTTACCATATTGTTGAAAACGGGATGGTACATCATCTGACTAAGTTCATTATTGGTGCTTATGAATTTATGAATGTAGACGTAGTTTTTCCTGAAATAGAAACTGATAAAATTATCAGATTTTCAGACTCTTGGCAGATTTTTCAATACCTTTTGGAGAATAATTACTGTGGAGTTAGACTCGTTGATATGTATATCAAAGACAAACTCTCCAAAAGGCTTTATCAAACTTCTCTCACTAAATGTTCCCAAGAATTTTTGCAACAAATAGAAGCATCTAAACAAGATTCACCTCTCTTATTAGTTACTTTGCGAAGTAAGCGTTCCTGGGTATCTCAAGTTGAAGGAATTGCCAATGTTCTCAATCTACTTTATGCAGATTTTCCAAATTTAGGAGTTATATTTGATGGCTGGTCTCGCACAGAAAGAGAAGATCCAGAAGCTGAGTCTGTCATTGCCGCCGAAAAAGATATGATGGAAAAAATTATCACTCGCTTATCAGGAGATATTAAAACCTATAGTTTGATTGGTGCGACCACCTATGAAACCTTAGTTTGGAGTGATGCGATCGATTTTTATATCACACCTATGGCAACTTCACTAACTTTTGTCGTATGGACTGCTCACAAACCTGGTGTGACTTATGGGAATACTGCCTTTTACGGCGAAAACGTAGAGTTTAACTACTCATCGAGAACAGCCGAAAACTCAATCATGCCTGTTTTTGTACCTAAAGAATTTATTGTGGATGGTCATGACCCCAATCCTTTCTCACGCAGTTATGAGTGTGATTGGAAAGCCATTTACAATGAAATTTTTAAACTCTTGAAAGAGTGGCAAAACGACTCTGCTATTGCAATTAAGTCTGCTTGA
- a CDS encoding class I SAM-dependent methyltransferase codes for MATRNCRLCRFPLSIHPSIKLKNIPRGGHVLPKYEQLETDTGVDLEVYQCENCGLVQLTAESLVYADQVGSAHASSPGMLSHRKRQAYELVEQFNLRDKTILEVGCGDGHFMEFFAEAGAIPFGVEPSERSTELGRKHGLKIKQGYMSKNAKIEGAPFDAFVTMHVLEHAPDPNDFLQGIYENLTPNGVGFIEVPSFEQTLENERIYDFITDHLHYFSVKTLRFALEKNDFKVLDIKRDWGGEHIVATVQKQERESLANLQTGVDFLIQKMWDFINAYSFQGKRVAIWGASTNGVTLLSLAQFKGIVYVVDSSPHKQNRFTPVSHWPILDPSHLKTDPVDAIMVMATRFTDEIVNQIKTEIGFTGTIAVLKGNSLEVVQTGKEV; via the coding sequence ATGGCAACTAGAAATTGTCGTCTCTGTAGATTTCCTTTATCAATACACCCCAGTATTAAGTTAAAAAATATTCCTAGAGGAGGTCATGTATTACCCAAGTACGAACAACTGGAGACAGATACAGGGGTTGATTTAGAGGTTTATCAATGTGAAAATTGTGGTTTGGTGCAGCTCACAGCCGAATCTTTAGTATATGCAGATCAAGTGGGTTCTGCTCATGCAAGTTCTCCGGGGATGTTATCTCACCGGAAACGACAAGCATATGAGTTGGTTGAGCAGTTTAATTTAAGAGATAAAACTATTCTCGAAGTCGGCTGTGGTGATGGTCATTTTATGGAGTTCTTCGCGGAAGCAGGTGCAATTCCTTTTGGGGTGGAACCATCAGAGCGATCAACAGAATTGGGGCGCAAGCATGGCTTGAAAATTAAACAGGGATATATGAGTAAAAATGCCAAAATTGAAGGGGCTCCCTTTGATGCGTTTGTCACAATGCACGTTTTGGAGCACGCTCCCGATCCAAATGATTTTCTCCAAGGTATTTATGAAAATTTAACTCCGAATGGCGTGGGTTTTATTGAGGTTCCCAGTTTTGAGCAAACTTTAGAAAATGAGAGAATTTACGATTTTATCACGGATCATTTGCATTATTTTTCTGTAAAAACTCTGCGGTTTGCACTTGAAAAAAATGACTTTAAGGTTCTTGATATTAAACGGGACTGGGGCGGTGAGCATATTGTAGCAACCGTGCAAAAACAAGAGCGAGAAAGTTTAGCTAATTTACAAACTGGCGTTGATTTTCTCATTCAAAAAATGTGGGATTTTATCAATGCTTACTCATTCCAAGGAAAGCGGGTGGCGATTTGGGGAGCAAGTACCAATGGCGTAACCTTATTATCTTTAGCTCAGTTTAAAGGGATTGTTTATGTTGTTGATTCTTCGCCCCATAAACAAAATCGTTTCACTCCAGTTTCTCATTGGCCAATTTTAGATCCCAGTCACTTAAAAACCGATCCGGTAGATGCGATTATGGTAATGGCAACTCGGTTTACTGATGAAATTGTTAACCAAATTAAGACAGAAATTGGCTTCACTGGTACAATTGCTGTTTTAAAGGGAAATAGTCTAGAAGTTGTCCAAACAGGAAAGGAAGTATGA
- a CDS encoding SDR family oxidoreductase, whose product MKVLVIGGSGLVGSHLLQTCHQRGWNVTGTYQNFAQPGLIPLQITNAAAVRSLITESQPEVVFLPAFRSNVDYCEQNPEETYQINVVGCLNVAHATRDVRAKLVFYSSDYVFNGKNGPYQEIDKPDPICVYGLQKLEVEEKISELLDDYLICRIAWVYGQEKQGKNFVLRLISMLTNNQAIRVPQDQVGSPTLADDIGEASCRLVEVGAKGLFHITGIDCMNRYQFALKIAEVFGLQTDTLLPVMTSELNQAAARPLKCGMRCDRLVQNLNWNLRGVLEGLGTFKQT is encoded by the coding sequence ATGAAAGTTTTAGTAATTGGTGGATCGGGGTTAGTAGGTTCTCATCTGCTACAAACTTGTCATCAACGGGGATGGAATGTTACGGGAACTTATCAGAATTTTGCCCAACCTGGTTTGATTCCTTTGCAAATTACGAATGCTGCTGCTGTGCGATCGCTGATTACTGAATCTCAACCAGAGGTTGTATTTCTTCCCGCGTTTCGCTCAAATGTGGATTATTGTGAACAAAACCCGGAGGAAACTTATCAAATTAATGTAGTGGGTTGTTTGAATGTAGCTCACGCGACACGGGATGTGCGCGCGAAGTTAGTCTTCTATTCATCAGATTATGTATTTAATGGGAAAAATGGCCCTTATCAAGAAATCGATAAACCAGATCCTATTTGTGTTTATGGGCTACAAAAGTTAGAAGTAGAAGAGAAAATTTCTGAGTTATTAGATGATTATTTAATTTGTCGCATTGCTTGGGTTTATGGTCAAGAGAAGCAAGGTAAGAATTTTGTACTTCGCTTGATTTCTATGTTGACAAATAATCAAGCAATTCGTGTTCCTCAAGATCAGGTTGGTTCGCCAACTTTGGCAGATGATATTGGGGAAGCGAGTTGTCGGTTAGTAGAAGTGGGTGCAAAAGGATTGTTCCATATAACGGGAATTGATTGTATGAATCGCTATCAATTTGCTTTAAAGATCGCTGAAGTATTTGGACTTCAGACAGATACTCTTTTACCTGTGATGACATCTGAATTAAACCAAGCTGCTGCGCGACCTTTAAAGTGTGGGATGAGGTGCGATCGCTTAGTTCAGAATCTCAACTGGAATTTACGCGGGGTTTTAGAAGGACTCGGTACTTTCAAGCAGACTTAA
- a CDS encoding GDP-mannose 4,6-dehydratase: MRNFWCDRSVFVTGCTGLLGSWLVADLVKRGARVTGLVRDLVPHSRLYMEDWHQRINIVRGCVEDLPALERAINEYEIDTVFHLAAQTIVGVANREPLATFETNIKGTWNVLEACRKVGGVSRIVVASSDKAYGDQEILPYDENTPLQGEHPYDVSKSCADLICRTYYVSYGLPVCITRCGNFYGGGDLNFNRIVPDTIRSALRDKPVVIRSDGSFIRDYFYAKDGVLAYLHLAEQMDRREIWGEAFNFSNEVQITVVEMVRKILELMDKSHLEPIILNQAKNEIIHQYLSAEKARRLLNWKPEYSLDGSLKDTIQWYSDFLMPELTPVLTMK, from the coding sequence ATGAGGAATTTTTGGTGCGATCGTTCGGTGTTTGTAACTGGCTGTACTGGTTTATTGGGTAGTTGGTTAGTAGCAGATTTAGTGAAACGAGGAGCGCGGGTAACGGGATTAGTTAGAGACTTAGTACCGCACTCTAGGCTATACATGGAAGACTGGCATCAGCGTATTAATATAGTGCGCGGTTGTGTGGAAGATTTGCCAGCACTGGAGCGCGCTATCAATGAATATGAAATAGACACAGTATTTCACTTAGCAGCTCAAACGATTGTGGGAGTTGCTAATCGCGAACCATTGGCTACTTTTGAGACAAATATTAAAGGTACTTGGAACGTCTTAGAAGCTTGTCGCAAAGTGGGGGGAGTCAGCCGAATTGTGGTAGCATCAAGCGATAAAGCTTATGGCGATCAAGAAATTTTACCCTACGACGAGAATACGCCGTTGCAAGGCGAACATCCTTATGATGTTTCTAAAAGTTGTGCCGATCTGATTTGTCGGACTTATTATGTTAGTTACGGCTTGCCAGTTTGCATTACTCGTTGTGGCAATTTTTACGGTGGTGGGGACTTGAATTTTAATCGGATTGTACCCGATACAATTCGCTCAGCTTTGCGGGATAAGCCAGTTGTGATCCGTAGTGACGGTAGTTTTATTCGCGATTATTTCTATGCCAAGGATGGCGTTTTAGCTTATTTGCATCTAGCTGAGCAGATGGATAGGCGCGAAATTTGGGGAGAGGCTTTTAATTTCAGCAATGAGGTGCAAATTACAGTTGTAGAAATGGTGCGAAAGATTTTGGAATTGATGGATAAGAGTCATTTGGAGCCGATTATTTTGAATCAGGCGAAGAATGAAATTATACATCAGTATCTTTCGGCGGAAAAGGCTCGGAGGTTATTGAATTGGAAACCTGAGTATTCTCTGGATGGAAGTTTGAAGGATACAATTCAATGGTATAGTGATTTCTTGATGCCTGAACTGACACCTGTACTGACTATGAAATGA